ATGTCAGCATGAATTAAAACCAACTGCTTGATGGCAGCTTCTGGAAACTGATGCATGTACGTGATTTAatttacttcaatataatgaatgATGTGTTTTAGGCTCTTTAATTCTATCAGTATATATTTTCTCCGAAATACTGCATTTTAACACTTTCTTTGTATCTGTAATGTATctttttactgtttgttttaatttgcatttcaATTAATTTACAAAAGAACATTTAATCTTGAGGACAGGGTTCATTAAATCTGGGTGAAATGGTGCAGACTGATGATTGAAGCATGTATGCTATAAAGTTTCTTTTTATCAGGCAGATGTTcgcttttcattttcaaaaatgtttactGATTTGAACAGTACAGGAGTTTTTATGCTCATTgagaaaatgtgcaaaattatattgtacataaattatttatataacttaACTTGGGTCATTGAAAAATCGCAACATTCCTAAATGTTGAGCCTTGCATTTCCAACTGAATTAACTTCAGATTGTTGCATGCACTAATGATACTAAACGTAAATGAGAGCAATGTGTTATTTTCTTCAGATACTGAAATAAAGCTGTCATTTGTGGCTTTTGCTCTCCACTTTCTGCACAATTTGAATGATGTCTTGAGCTATCAGGGTTATTCAAAGGCAGCAATGTGTCCCCTTCAGAGCATGAGAagaattatatttgttttatttgaaatatatttacatgattacatatcagATCAGAGTTAAAGTAAACATTTAGATGAAGTATGAGTATTTACGGAGACCCTAAAGGGATATGGTGGTGGAAAAAATGTCAAACTTTTGCTTTTTGGCAAAACATCTGTGAACGTACGGAGCTATTTGGACCACTGAACGCTGTAAAGTAAACAAGAGGTGTTTGTCCAAACTCAAGTTTTGTGAATGCAAAGTATCTTGGGGTaatgcaaaagttttgtgagAGAACACAAGTCTCCTATCCCGTATTGTATTCAACACCATGTCCATTTAGGAGCTCAGTAAGTATTCACTTTGAGTCGCTACAAAGACTTTTTAAACTTACACTCTGTCCACCCTCGTCTTGAAATCTTTCTTCCGGTCCCCTTCTAAAAGCGCATTAAGGAAATGAGGGAACAATAAGTGActaaaccactttttttttttacatgttgcatCCAAGTTCATCAAAGGAACTATCTAAAATATGTAAAAGTTACAAAGTTTGGGATCCGTatgattttgtaataataataataatattttattcagcaaggatgtattaaatgaaacaaactgtataatgtaatttaaaaaaaaatggtttcaaattaatgtttttttcttctgaactttctgttcatcaatgaGCATGTCTTACTTGGCTAAATCACAGCGAACCTCTTCCCACCATGCACCGGGGCAATAATACTTAATATTGTTGCATTGTTTGACCACTTATCAGTTTTCTTCAAATTGCAGTTGTTTGAGTTGTCTTGTGTTGTCAAGATGAGATTGTttcttaaataaaattacaattcaaGGTATTTCATGAATGTTGAgtctaaatgtcatttaaaataagcaCATTGCTCTTTATGGCATGTACTTTTTTATAGAAAACAGACAATTGACATTTACTTAACATTTAAAAGTCACAATGattagttaaaataattaaaagtatacGAAAAAAGCCATGTATGCACATTTACAAACTGGACAAACACAGAAGTCTTTTTACAAAGACGAATGTTGTGAAGTTGCAGGAAACTGGTACAGTGACCTCGAAATGACTAGGCAAGTTGCACACCAAATGCCTTTTCCAGACAGAGCTGTGTTGAACTGTGCTAGCAGTATAACAGTTGTGTCGTTATCTATCATGAATGTTATCAAGTGATGATGATGGCTTAGGGTAGAGTTAAAGGGTTAGTATTTGTTTCAGTGTTGTGTCGGCATGCAGCATGTGATTGACATGACCAATGAAACGTGCTTAATGTTAGTTGTCTGAGAGGAAAAGTCATGCGATGCAGACTCTGCTCAATTTTTTCTAAACTCCTGTTCTTTTGTCTGTCACTAATTTGCAGTTTGTGTTATCATAATATTGcagttttgtattttgtaaatagGCTTATATATCAGTTTATGAATCCACAAATGGCTCTCTTTGACCATAGTTACTGTCTTTTCCAAATCAGTGCTGAGATGATAATACATTATTACATTCATCATAAGTTTGCAGTTAAACTCTTCTGGACAGTGTGTCTCCAGAAGTAGGGTAAAAGCCTCCTGGGGGATCCAGGAGCAAGTTCAGGCAACTTTTTTAACAATCGACTGTTCATAGAACAGTGccacaatatacatttttaagaattaaaaCATAGTACAAAGCTAGAGAAACTGTACAGGACCATTTGGAATGGTAAtatgaaatgcttttaaaaaattcCCAGGCCGCTGACTTATGGTAATTATCACTGTGACTTTGCACGAGGTTAAACCATGTTTACTCGAGTTAAAATAACTTGCAAAGGCCTGATTCTGTAAGAGTTGCAGTGAATGAGTGTTGTCTGAGCTTTCTCTCAAAAAGCAACATTGGAGGActgaaactagaaaaaaaaagtgttagcgAGTCACAGCCCCAAATTGAAAGAGTATTTTGGTATTTTGTTTTATAAGGAAGACCACAGTGTACTACCCCTGCTTTTGTCGAGTTCACAGAAGGTGCAGGgacagatttataaaaccataaGCCATAAAGACCTGCATGTTCTATCCAAGCTGCTTATACAAATAGAGTCAACAGATTTctcaatacaaaaagaaagagacATTATAAAAATTCAGACACAGTGGCTGAACCAGACGTCTGAATTGTaaagactttaaaattaaaatgtatacaacaaAAATCATCAAATCATTACAACAAACATCAGGTAGGAGGAGCagatatctaaataaataaataaataaccatatGTATAAACCAAAATCAAGTGATTCCAGTTATTTTAACATTCAGTTACTTAACTGTATTATTTTCTTCAAAAATCTCAACCAACTAAAAACAACTGTATAGCAAAACAGGGAATACAATTTAGATTTGTTCCACATAAAAATTCTTAATTACGTTCTGATATTTCAACAAATATTTAGCATATGTCTAAAATTATCCGCGAAACAATGTCAGTTAATTGCAATGGGTAAAGAGGAAGACTAAAAAGAATGTTCTAATACAGTGCACGCCTTACACgtgctgtaattaaaaaaaaagaaaaaagaaagacaaaacaatgcatttttccaAACCCTTTGCCTCTCTATGAATCTGATTGGTAGAGTCACGACGCCCCGCCCCTACATGCAGTTCTACAGGGCGTGACGCTTGTTTATGTAATCTCAGATTTGGTTGCAGTTTTGGTTTGTCGACAAGGAAGAATCAAGACAGGACCAGTCAATCCCGTTCAAGCATGTATTTTAAGATGATTGTATCGTTTTTGGCCGTGACTTTAGCCGTGGCGAGCGATGGGATTCCTGGAGGCCCTATAGATGCCGACATTAACGATAAAGGGGTTCAGGATGCGTTACAGTTCGCAGTGACCCAGTACAACAGCGAAAGTAACGATGCGTATGTACGTCAGGTTACCGAGGTCATCGACGTACAACAACAAGTAAGTAACTAACTTAGTTTTAAATGTTTGTTCGGTTTTTATTCCTTTAAACTGGGGACGTCGCTGAATCGCACCTAGTTCCTCTTAGAGCGCTGTCACGATGACTTACAGTGGTGACGTCATCAAACCTGCTCTTATTTACATAACGGGTCTGTTTAGAGCAAGACGGGCGTCATCAGTCAAAGGGGTGTATACGTATAACAAACTGTTTTGATGTTTCttagttttactttatttcttaATAGTACGTTATTTTATGTTcatttaagcttttttttatcAAGACTCTGTAGTCAAGTAGTGACTAGTATCTTTTTCAATGTAAATAGTAACCCCATATGCTATAGAATTTAATGGCAAACAATTGCAATTTGTTAGTATAAATGGAATTAGAGTCATGTCACTATTGTTATAGTGACTAGTAGCCAACTAAATAGATACCTTGTGTTGGAATAAGTATCTAATCTTACTCTTATGAGTAATTACTGGAGAAACTGATAATACGGATAATGAAGAGACCAAAATTGTTAAAACGgtaaaagcatttaaagatttgttcaaaattgtGTAAAGTCTCAGAACCATAAAATTGTTCCTAGTTGTACAAAGAGAACAAACAGAATCGTTTGCCTCAACTTGAAAGCTATTTATATGCTACATAagatagaaatattttatatcaGGTAAGAGAGTAAAGTATTGTTCAGATGTTGTTTGCTAGATATGTTCAACAAATATTGAAACTTGGAAAGAGAGAGAATAAGAGGGAAAGCTTTCTCCAGCATAACTTTGTAAGACAGTGGCTGCCTTTAACttaagtaaattatttattttaggaaAAATTTTGGGTGCcacagttttgttgttgttgttgtttttaacctGGGGTTGGCCCAACCTTCTCTGAACATGTTTCTGGTTAACACTCCAGGTTGTCTCTGGCCTGAAATACATCTTCACTGTGAAGATGGGCAGAACCACCTGCAGAAAGGGTGTAGTTGGGACCCAGTGTGCCATTCATGAGGATCCTAGTGTTGCACAGGTGAGACACACTGTCTAAATTACAATATTGTGGTTATCTGTTTACATTTCTTGATTTCCATGTTAAAAGAGATTGaccctttttgttttgtttttttaaggtcACTCAGTGCAAAATAACAGTCTGGAGCCAGCCATGGTTAGACTCCATTAAAGTGCTTGAAAACACCTGCAAGTAGAGCTTGTGACGAGTGCAGTTTGGGGCTTTTCAACATTCAAGCAGCAATACAATTTACTTGCTTTTGGTAATAATGGTGAACTTTAGGTCTTTACTCTTGATaaaatagaaattacatttgtcCTGAAAACCTGTCAACAACAAATCATTATAAAACAATGCTTCATTAACACATAATCATGTAATCTCATTAGAATCAACTGCTCTGAAAAAAAGCTACAATTTATAGGAATTTCTAAATGATAAAACGCATGTTTCTACATTAGTTCATTCTTTACTATTAAAACACAATATGTCTGTGTgctgtgtttatttggtttaatttATTATGGAAGTCATAATGACCTGACGTTTCAAATTCTAGTATAGAGAACACTGTGTTAGTGTAGGCCtgtgtattattttatgtatgtataaataaacataaagaaaaacaataatcCAACAGTAAAATTTATGTTACAATAATAGTTTAATAAGAGCTACCAGGACTGTGACCTGTAGCACGAAGCGAGATGAACAAACTCATTAAATTAACAACAAACTCATTAAATTAACTGTTACTGTAATATATGGATCGGTTTCTGAAATGAAAAGCAGATCTGGGAGACAGACCTGTGCAAGCAAAAGCTTTGAAGAATGTGGTGAGAAAATACGATGCTGAATACATTAATTTGGTTCTATAAGAGCAGGTACTGAGACTAAGCATGGATGCTTGAActtatttgttatgtttttttctttttcttttcttatagTTGCCACTGGGCAAATATGTTGTATGCATCTCTTCAATGTCAAAATTGAAACTCCCCAAATATTTGCATCTAGCTTATAATCTCTTGAATATGAAAACACAACAAATCCATTTGTTCTTAAAGTGGTGGAACATAGTGCAGCACAAAGTGCAGCCATTAAGTTGACTCAACAGGATATTGTGTATCACAACCCTTAAAGATATAAGTTATGTTTTAGGTGGTATATTATGAAAGCAAAAAGCAGAAAACGAGACCAATAACCTTAATTTATTAACCTATTGACACAGTATACCCCaagatacactcttaaaaataaaggtgcttcacaatgccataaaagaaccttttgtctaaatggttccataaagaacctttaacatcagaACAACCTTTCTATTTCACAAcaggttctttgtggcgaaagaagtTTGCATGTCATTGAGAAATAAAACATGGATAACATCTAGAAAAATACTAACAAAAGGAAAATGACAGCTATAAACTGTGGAAACAATAGTTGCCATGTGGGCTTAAATGggttaaataaaaagcgcccaactgtaaaaaaaaaaaaaaaaaaaaaaaaaaatggctttcgggggtgaacaaagtcctcctgtggcaaatcaatgcatttttgtgagaaaaatatccacattcaaaacataataatcactttaatgtagctgaaaagtgattaaaaataacaatggGGAAATGTACTTTAAGTACCCAAGCAAATAAACATCTTCCAATCAATGTCATCTGAATGTGCCAGCAGGTCTCTGAGGTAGATATCGTTTTTTGACGGTCAAGTCTTTAgtggctatttgcacttagtatttatatagtaattatatattttcaattaCAATTAGATATTTTCTTAGCGATATATGCTATTTATCCATTACAGTTCTAGCAAAGgtgccagcacaaaaacacattcagcaaaaacaaaatgtttaaatagtaTTATTGACCCAAATTCCTCCATTTCAGGCCCCATATGATcttaaaaataatagtttgttAAATGAGGCTAATCTTTCATCAATAAAAACCTTTTTAGACAAATTTTTTAATCATTCTGTACAATTTGCTATGGGGACAAATTTGAGGTACAGTCTAGAAAAAAGCCACAATAGTCTTtgataatgcaaataaaatataaaattatatctgAAAATAATCTTATAAGCAATCAGAGAATACCTATATATTTGTAGTATTTTATGTAGAAATAAATTTAGCATAATTTAGAGGATAACTCCACTGTCAGGCTTATCCAGTGTACTGTTTTACAGAGGAAGAGAATCATTTATCCTACAGCCTCTTCACAAGCCTGGGCTTCACAGGAGAACCTAATTATAGGGCAGCCTGGTTTGTCAATGATTTATAATGATTTGTAACTGGGTCCCATCAGAGTGAATATTATGAATAACTAAATCCatgaataaaatgtgtaaaacacaaccatttattattttcatcaaaTGTGAAACATACAGTTGAATTACGCTTTGTGTAGAATCAGCTAGAATTGTTAAACTAGTTAAAGGTGTTTTATTTCTCTGCATATTCTTCTAGTCGAAGTAGCCATTTCTCCCAGAATGGCATAATCTTCTCCGAATTCAGGAAGTGAGTATGTGCGGGTGATCCATCTTTATAGGCCACCACAATTAAACCATTTTCTACCTGTAAATAAATGATATTAGATGGAAGACTTCAATGGAAACAAAGCAACTTGCAAAAGTGTCTAGGAGCCAATAATATTCATTATATACAATGCCAGGTTTATCACAGATGATCTCTTCACAAATGGTCAGACAAAAATGTATCCATCTGATATTAACATGTGACCACTTATGAACAGGTTTTGAGGACAGCCATTCCATGACaacatacattaccattcaaaagtctgggtcaGTACGAttttaaaatacagcaaaacagtaatagTGTCAACtatatttttgaaatgttatttattcttgtgatagcaaagctgaattttcagcagccattcagtcttcagtgtcacacgatccttcagaaattattctgatatgctgatttgatattCAAGaaaatttcttcttattatcaattttaaaaacagttgtgctgcttcatatttctgtggaaacagtgatagaTTTATTTCCAGATTCTTTCATGAACATAATGTTCAAAAggacagtgtttatttgaaaaataaatattttgtaacatagcatgactttactgtcacatttgatcaatttaatgcataattgctgaataaaagtattaatttcatctTGCGGACCCTAAACATTTGTAGAGTAGTTTATGTATACTTatcttaataccaggtgtaaaagATGTCATAGTGCTATTTACCTGGTAGTTGTAGTTGTGGTCACTGTTCAAAGCTCCAATGTATGCAGCTACTTGTAATGGATTGTCATAAGTATGGCGAAGGGAGGGCTTAGGCTTctctgaggtcttccagtcaatGACACACAATGAACCTCTGTATGAAAGCAGGTAAGATTTAAATTCAATATGAccagcatattatatatatatatatatatatatatatatatatatatatatatatatatatatatatatatatattataaattctcATACATATAACTTTTATTGAAAAAATGAACCTCACCTGTATTGGGCAACACAATCTACAATGCCAAGATAGTGTAACGCAGAATGATTCACAGCACTCTCAATAGCTCTTACTCCTGTTATATCATTCAGCACATTAGATACACTCTCTATATATCCAGACACCTCTGCTGGACACTCATGTTCCTCCTTAAAAGGGATTTCCTGGGTGAAAGTGTCCTCAATGGCAGCATGGAACAGCTTTCCTTGTCTAAAAAGGtctaaaacaacacagatgaattAGGGGGtgtaattcttttaaaaagcaataatgaaagaaaatggttattcTTACTTAAGCTGTATTCTCGAAACCCTTCCTCTCCGAGTTCAGCGATCATTCTTCTCTTCCATCTTTCTAGGTAAAATGCTTGGTCGGGTGGCATGGTCTTCTGGAGGATACGGGTCACGCTGGGTATAGATGCATTATTAGAGTCCCTCTGTAATGTTATACGAGCTAAAGGTCCCGGCACATACTCCGACTGACCTTTGGCCTCATTTAACAGTGGATGCAGGTTTTTAGGTAATTTGGGCTGTTGTGAAGGCGGTCTGGATCTTATTACAGGTCCGTAGAGCTGACAGTCCTCATTCTCGATGCTTTCAGGAGTCTGGGAGCTGGTTTTTGATGACAGTACCTCTCGCACCAGAGATGAGTACCGGTCAGTGTCCACTGTGCTGTACTGACTGACCTTCTTGCGTGCTCTCCATTGACAGCCGGTTGAAAAGTTATCCACGCGCGAGAACTGACCAGAGGGGAAGCCCATTGATCTCACACACTTGCATTGTATCAACAGCTTCAATACTTGCATTGTAATCGCCATACGTGATGCGCTTATCCTGTTTCTGTGGTGATTGTTGCAGCTATCTGCGCATGTTTTGGCGAACGGTCAGATTAACTAAAATAATGAAACCAAAAAGTTTTAAAGTGGGCAAGCTCATGGGCAAGCTACATGGCAAGCTATCATGAGGTTGTGGCATTCCGGTTTCAAATGGAGCGCAATTTGAACTGGATCTACTGGGGAATTATGGGGATTGTAGTTCAAACTGCCTTGAAATTACGTTCACACGCTCTCATGAAACACAATTTCCCACAATACAACTTTTTTAGTGTATAGGCTTTGAAAATAGTCTTGATTTTTGTTGATAGTCAACGCATaagttatatgtatgtatataggcTAACATTTCCAAATAAAACTCTTAAGTTTTTCAAGAAATTACTACCATCTGGTGGTCAAAATTTTAAGCAGCTATACACAATAGCTTGTCAATATAGTCGTTAGTACAGGTCTATAAATTGGGTATGcagtaagtctctctctctctctctctctctctctctctctcagtttcaattttcaatttaggtgtgctttattggcatgacaataactgtacatttgtattgccaaagcagttgcagctgggctgcttacaaatagtgcacatatgtatttacagaaataaaaagaataatagtaataataaaatatataaaaagtattaaacaTGTAGTGCAAAGTGAATTAGTGTATGTGAATGTAtaagttagaaataaaataaaatagaatatggtATTAGATTTACAGAGGCAAAATATACATCTAAGTAATACAATAAAGTAATATGGCATAACATAATCTACATGTGATGGAAACATTAGATCAGGGCAGGTTGAGTGTTTTCTCTAATATCATGACAGGCAGACACATACtgagcagcaaacacacagcagttctTTTGTTCTCCTAACAGATACGGCAGTTTCTCCTGGTTCGGAAGAGTTTTAAATGTCTGATGGATCTGCTGTATTTTATCATAGAACACTGTCCGTATGTCCGTGTATTTGGGGCATTCTGTTAGGAAGTGCAGTTCTGTTTCCATCTGATTCAGATCACAGTGTAAACACAGTCTCTGCTCCGCTGGCAGCCATGTTTTTCTGTGTCTGCCTGTCTCTATCATCAGCTTGTGTCCACTGAGTCTGTATCTGGTCAGCATGCTTCTCAGTTTCTTATCTGAAACTGTGTACAGATACTCTGCCATACTGTACTCTCTCTTTAGAGCCAAATAGCATCGCATTTTACTCTGTGTTTCTGTTTGGGTTTGCCAGTGAGTGATGTAATTCTGTTTGATTTGTGCAGTAATCTGATTGATTCTGATGTGATTCAGAGCATCAGTAGATGTAAGTGAAGCATCAGGACTGAAGCTCTGGATCAGCTGAGGGAGGGGACTGCTTTCTTTGCTCATCTCTTGGTGTTGCAGGGCTTTATAATGATATGATTGGGGGTCACTGAGTTTCAGATGTTTCCAGAATTTAATTGCCcttttttgtatctttatgatTAGAGGATATTTgcctaattctgccctgcatgcaGAACTGTGTAAAAACATATTACacgcatgcagggcagaattaggcAAATATCCTCAAATATCCTCTCAATTGGATGTTTTTCCCATTTGGTGAAATCTTGATTTGGATTGGTCAGTGGACCCCACACTTCACTGCCATAGAGTGCAATGGGCTAAATTACTGATTCTAATATTTTCAGCCAAATTCTAATAGGGATTTCTATAGGACATTTCAGTTTTATGACATAGAAGGCCCTGCATGCTTTATCTCCTCTCAGTTCATTCACAGCATGATTAAAGTTTCCTGTGGATGTGATTTTCAAACCCAGGTAGTTGtagtgtgatgtgtgtgttatcGGGTTAGTGCCTAATGCAAATGTGTGTTGTGTTCCGTGGGATCCGGATCTTTTCTGGAAGATCATGATTTTGGTTTTCTTCAGATTGACTGTCAGGGCCCAGGTCTGGCAGTATTGTTCTAGCAGGTCCAGGTTCTGCTGTAGACCTTGTTGAGTGGGagattctctctctctatggTGTTTGTCAAAATCCAACGAATTAAcgtttttttaaagacttttattttgacgtgcTGCCAGAACAATATATGAACCGGATGTCCACAGTGACAGGCTAAAGTGGAGAGGGAAGAGCAGCTAGCTGCAATTACAAAGTTAAAAGTATAGTTTAATATACAACCCAGAGACGATAAAATAAAGCGAAAGGTTTCCTGAACATGACATCTATCTCAGAAGACAGTGATAAGGAGAAGGTAAGTGTTGTCATATCTCTTTACTGTAAAGATAAAGCTTATTAATTTATGTTTTGAGTAGTCGTCTTGCTCGTTGGCTCACTAACCGCCCAGCTCTGCTTTGCACTTATCTTTAGTGAGTGATCGTACACTCGTCACTCTCAATGATAGCGTTAACTCTTTACTAGCTGTTCCTCAACAATAACTACAAAACGGATTTAAAAGTTCGTgacagatctatctatctatctatctatctatctatctatctatctatctatctatctatctatctatctatctatctatctatctatctatctatctatctatctatctatctgtctgtctgtctgtctgtctgtctgtctgtccgtccgtatttctttctttctttctgtttgtataacaataattatattgGTTTAGTTGTCAGTGTAATTATACTGTAGTGAtaaagttttattgtttttgtatttgtattgtttttgctGTAGTCTCTTTTCTGTAGAAATTATTTGTGTTAATCTATCTGCTTTATCTGAGTTTTTTCCAAACTACAGTTACAGTGGGATAGGTGACTAAATACGTTTTCTTtactaatatgtttttttaattaagctcAAGAACCTGAGTTCATAAGCATAGACAGacagtgaaataattaaaaaaatctccaCAAAACTGTTCAAGCGACAGACTCTATATGACATAACTTCAGTACTTGTTTGAATGTCTgttcttgatttttatttttttattttttgcaagatgATTCAGTTTTCAACAAATCATGTTTTTATATAGGTGCGCTCTGTATCAGTCGACTTGAACAATGATGCCTCTCTCGTCATTGATATCCCTGATGCCCTCTGTGAACGTGACAAAGTCAAATTTACCGTCCACACCAAGGTG
Above is a genomic segment from Carassius carassius chromosome 30, fCarCar2.1, whole genome shotgun sequence containing:
- the LOC132110569 gene encoding cystatin-like, yielding MYFKMIVSFLAVTLAVASDGIPGGPIDADINDKGVQDALQFAVTQYNSESNDAYVRQVTEVIDVQQQVVSGLKYIFTVKMGRTTCRKGVVGTQCAIHEDPSVAQVTQCKITVWSQPWLDSIKVLENTCK
- the LOC132110561 gene encoding mitochondrial genome maintenance exonuclease 1-like, with the translated sequence MAITMQVLKLLIQCKCVRSMGFPSGQFSRVDNFSTGCQWRARKKVSQYSTVDTDRYSSLVREVLSSKTSSQTPESIENEDCQLYGPVIRSRPPSQQPKLPKNLHPLLNEAKGQSEYVPGPLARITLQRDSNNASIPSVTRILQKTMPPDQAFYLERWKRRMIAELGEEGFREYSLNLFRQGKLFHAAIEDTFTQEIPFKEEHECPAEVSGYIESVSNVLNDITGVRAIESAVNHSALHYLGIVDCVAQYRGSLCVIDWKTSEKPKPSLRHTYDNPLQVAAYIGALNSDHNYNYQVENGLIVVAYKDGSPAHTHFLNSEKIMPFWEKWLLRLEEYAEK